Proteins from a single region of Trypanosoma brucei brucei TREU927 chromosome 7, complete sequence:
- a CDS encoding kinesin-like protein, fragment, putative (This gene is within a region of repeats and might be misassembled.): MHAFNGYNSCLFAYGQTGSGKTYTMMGGDPGSVSGVDAGVIPLPGSWRNSGHG; this comes from the coding sequence ATGCATGCCTTCAACGGGTACAACTCATGTCTTTTTGCTTACGGACAAACGGGAAGTGGTAAGACGTACACAATGATGGGAGGAGATCCGGGTTCTGTGTCCGGTGTGGATGCTGGGGTGATACCGCTACCTGGATCTTGGCGCAATAGCGGGCACGGCTAG
- a CDS encoding kinesin K39, putative (Repetitive protein. Number of repetitive motif uncertain. This gene is within a region of repeats and might be misassembled.), which yields MISNIRRAGEQNSGKNNSTMTDESRNSLTTTEMTTNACDESIKVAVRVRPQNTSEMSGTHKLALRANTSYSTITLIDHHSKSSQCPRAQTFQFDNIFCSCGCTDEGGLPPAGQLEVYEAIGRPLVMHAFNGYNSCLFAYGQTGSGKTYTMMGGDPGSVSGVDAGVIPRLCLEIFEKRARIEGKGHSRWKVTVGYVEVYNERVSDLLARRRKGSREDVFVDVREHPTMGVFIEGQRLQEVSSVEEVVELIELGNRVRHTASTKMNDRSSRSHAIFMLILHEERSTQTASGQVITTAGMSSRMNLVDLAGSERVAQSEVVGQQFNEARYINLSLTTLGRVIDMLADMAKNKSSQWSTPPYRESKLTYILKDSLGGNSKTFMIATVSPSALNYEETLSTLRYASRARDIVNMTRVNEDPRARRIRELEEQMEQMRQDIKGKDPTYVRELEEKLVLLEAEAQKRAADLHALEKEREKNIIREKMLYATEVEREELLIKATELERQVEESKRRAEYHEEMSQRLKDEYAQREQELLEKVRQHRAEIEGIRERKDAEMLSSQQQLSRVMSELEQERHSREEALHILRERQEQLSAALCNSQQSSEKHTELQQQNEELSHRMQKLLEECEAQQRILSDLEVFRLERNELEEIAQFLDLKLEETEHRHIKTINHLLTTIGMHNLWQAELLTAVGTEVETQLTKCNQHHFDQRAAMEKNHKLFQMEQHQMTKKLEQKILMLEKEIEEAKKQLDTTKQSEAAITNKARQAEDARAAVERNLETVEAERDELQQRLDATSNDLKSQLRNSEDARAAVERNLETVEAERNELQQRLDATSNDLKSQLRNSEDARAAVERNLETVEAERNELQQRLDATSNDLKSQLRNSEDARAAVERNLETVEAERNELQQRLDATSNDLKSQLRNSEDARAAVERNLETVEAERNELQQRLDATSNDLKSQLRNSEDARAAVERNLETVEAERNELQQRLDATSNDLKSQLRNSEDARAAVERNLETVEAERNELQQRLDATSNDLKSQLRNSEDARAAVERNLETVEAERNELQQRLDATSNDLKSQLRNSEDARAAVERNLETVEAERNELQQRLDATSNDLKSQLRNSEDARAAVERNLETVEAERNELQQRLDATSNDLKSQLRNSEDARAAVERNLETVEAERNELQQRLDATSNDLKSQLRNSEDARAAVERNLETVEAERNELQQRLDATSNDLKSQLRNSEDARAAVERNLETVEAERNELQQRLDATSNDLKSQLRNSEDARAAVERNLETVEAERNELQQRLDATSNDLKSQLRNSEDARAAVERNLETVEAERNELQQRLDATSNDLKSQLRNSEDARAAVERNLETVEAERNELQQRLDATSNDLKSQLRNSEDARAAVERNLETVEAERNELQQRLDATSNDLKSQLRNSEDARAAVERNLETVEAERNELQQRLDATSNDLKSQLRNSEDARAAVERNLETVEAERNELQQRLDATSNDLKSQLRNSEDARAAVERNLETVEAERNELQQRLDATSNDLKSQLRNSEDARAAVERNLETVEAERNELQQRLDATSNDLKSQLRNSEDARAAVERNLETVEAERNELQQRLDATSNDLKSQLRNSEDARAAVERNLETVEAERNELQQRLDATSNDLKSQLRNSEDARAAVERNLETVEAERNELQQRLDATSNDLKSQLRNSEDARAAVERNLETVEAERNELQQRLDATSNDLKSQLRNSEDARAAVERNLETVEAERNELQQRLDVFERECAVLNIRLSYLRRKLLSGFVVGEEPYKLTRKIINIGK from the coding sequence ATGATAAGTAATATAAGGAGGGCAGGGGAACAAAACTCGGGAAAAAATAACTCAACGATGACCGACGAAAGTAGGAACTCATTAACAACAACCGAAATGACGACGAACGCGTGCGATGAGTCTATTAAAGTAGCTGTAAGAGTACGGCCGCAAAACACTTCAGAAATGTCGGGAACGCACAAACTCGCACTCCGAGCCAATACATCGTATTCGACCATAACGCTGATTGATCACCACTCAAAAAGTAGTCAGTGCCCACGGGCGCAAACATTCCAATTTGACAACATTTTTTGTTCCTGTGGTTGTACCGATGAGGGTGGTCTCCCGCCCGCGGGGCAGCTGGAAGTGTATGAAGCGATTGGTCGCCCACTTGTGATGCATGCCTTCAACGGGTACAACTCATGTCTTTTTGCTTACGGACAAACGGGAAGTGGTAAGACGTACACAATGATGGGAGGAGATCCGGGTTCTGTGTCCGGTGTGGATGCTGGGGTGATACCGCGTCTTTGCCTAGAGATATTCGAGAAGCGTGCTCGAATCGAAGGAAAGGGCCACTCAAGGTGGAAGGTGACAGTTGGGTATGTTGAAGTGTATAACGAGCGTGTGTCTGACCTCCTGGCTCGGCGGCGGAAGGGATCGAGGGAGGATGTGTTCGTTGATGTGCGTGAACATCCCACGATGGGTGTTTTTATCGAAGGACAGAGACTGCAAGAGGTGTCGTCTGTGGAGGAAGTTGTGGAACTGATCGAGTTGGGGAATCGTGTGCGACACACGGCCTCAACGAAGATGAACGaccgcagcagcaggagccaTGCTATCTTCATGTTGATACTACATGAGGAGCGGTCTACACAAACGGCATCTGGGCAAGTGATCACCACCGCCGGGATGAGTAGCCGAATGAACTTGGTGGACCTTGCTGGATCTGAGCGCGTTGCGCAATCAGAGGTTGTTGGGCAGCAGTTTAACGAGGCACGATATATTAATCTCTCATTGACAACACTCGGGCGCGTGATCGATATGCTGGCAGATATGGCGAAGAATAAATCATCACAATGGTCGACACCACCTTATCGGGAGTCTAAGCTTACATACATTTTGAAAGATTCACTCGGTGGGAACTCGAAGACCTTTATGATCGCGACGGTGAGCCCGAGTGCTCTGAACTACGAGGAAACTCTGAGCACGCTACGATACGCATCACGTGCCCGTGATATCGTAAACATGACCAGAGTCAATGAGGACCCCCGCGCGCGTCGTATTCGTGAACTTGAGGAACAGATGGAGCAAATGCGGCAAGACATCAAAGGTAAGGACCCCACGTACGTCCGTGAGCTGGAGGAGAAGCTTGTGCTTCTCGAGGCGGAAGCGCAGAAGCGTGCTGCTGACCTTCATGCACTGGAAAAGGAACGAGAGAAGAATATAATTCGTGAGAAAATGTTGTATGCAACCGAGGTGGAGCGTGAGGAACTCCTGATCAAGGCTACTGAGCTCGAACGGCAGGTTGAAGAGTCGAAACGCCGCGCTGAATATCATGAAGAAATGAGTCAGCGTTTGAAAGATGAGTATGCACAGCGAGAACAGGAGCTCTTAGAGAAGGTGCGGCAACACAGAGCAGAGATAGAGGGGATTAGAGAGAGGAAAGATGCTGAAATGTTGAGCAGTCAACAACAATTGTCCAGGGTGATGTCAGAACTTGAGCAAGAGCGTCATTCACGAGAGGAAGCACTACACATCCTTCGTGAAAGGCAGGAGCAATTGAGCGCTGCACTTTGTAATTCACAGCAGTCCTCAGAAAAGCATACAGAATTACAGCAACAGAACGAGGAACTTTCTCACCGCATGCAAAAGCTGCTTGAAGAGTGTGAGGCACAACAACGAATTCTCAGCGACCTCGAGGTATTCCGACTTGAAAGAAATGAACTTGAAGAGATAGCCCAGTTTCTCGACCTGAAACTGGAAGAAACAGAACATCGTCACATTAAAACAATAAATCACCTCCTTACAACTATTGGCATGCACAATCTTTGGCAGGCAGAGCTACTAACGGCGGTGGGCACTGAAGTTGAGACTCAACTTACCAAATGTAACCAGCATCATTTCGACCAAAGAGCcgcaatggaaaaaaatcaTAAATTATTTCAGATGGAACAACACCAGATGACAAAAAAACTAGAACAAAAAATTCTAATgttagaaaaagaaatagaagaagcaaaaaaacaacttgATACCACAAAACAATCAGAAGCCGCAATAACCAACAAAGCAAGGCAAGCCGaggatgcgagagctgctgtggagcgtaatctggaaactgtggaggctgaacgggatgaacttcaacagaggttggacGCTACGAGCAATGatctgaaatcgcaacttcgtaattccgaggatgcgagagctgctgtggagcgtaatctggaaactgtggaggctgaacggaatgaacttcaacagaggttggaTGCTACGAGCAATGatctgaaatcgcaacttcgtaattccgaagatgcgagagctgctgtggagcgtaatctggaaactgtggaggctgaacggaatgaacttcaacagaggttggatgctacaagcaatgatctgaaatcgcaacttcgtaattccgaagatgcgagagctgctgtggagcgtaatctggaaactgtggaggctgaacggaatgaacttcaacagaggttggacgctacaagcaatgatctgaaatcgcaacttcgtaattccgaagatgcgagagctgctgtggagcgtaatctggaaactgtggaggctgaacggaatgaacttcaacagaggttggacgctacaagcaatgatctgaaatcgcaacttcgtaattccgaggatgcgagagctgctgtggagcgtaatctggaaactgtggaggctgaacggaatgaacttcaacagaggttggacgctacaagcaatgatctgaaatcgcaacttcgtaattccgaggatgcgagagctgctgtggagcgtaatctggaaactgtggaggctgaacggaatgaacttcaacagaggttggacgctacaagcaatgatctgaaatcgcaacttcgtaattccgaggatgcgagagctgctgtggagcgtaatctggaaactgtggaggctgaacggaatgaacttcaacagaggttggatgctacaagcaatgatctgaaatcgcaacttcgtaattccgaggatgcgagagctgctgtggagcgtaatctggaaactgtggaggctgaacggaatgaacttcaacagaggttggacgctacaagcaatgatctgaaatcgcaacttcgtaattccgaggatgcgagagctgctgtggagcgtaatctggaaactgtggaggctgaacggaatgaacttcaacagaggttggacgctacaagcaatgatctgaaatcgcaacttcgtaattccgaggatgcgagagctgctgtggagcgtaatctggaaactgtggaggctgaacggaatgaacttcaacagaggttggacgctacaagcaatgatctgaaatcgcaacttcgtaattccgaggatgcgagagctgctgtggagcgtaatctggaaactgtggaggctgaacggaatgaacttcaacagaggttggacgctacaagcaatgatctgaaatcgcaacttcgtaattccgaggatgcgagagctgctgtggagcgtaatctggaaactgtggaggctgaacggaatgaacttcaacagaggttggatgctacaagcaatgatctgaaatcgcaacttcgtaattccgaggatgcgagagctgctgtggagcgtaatctggaaactgtggaggctgaacggaatgaacttcaacagaggttggacgctacaagcaatgatctgaaatcgcaacttcgtaattccgaggatgcgagagctgctgtggagcgtaatctggaaactgtggaggctgaacggaatgaacttcaacagaggttggacgctacaagcaatgatctgaaatcgcaacttcgtaattccgaggatgcgagagctgctgtggagcgtaatctggaaactgtggaggctgaacggaatgaacttcaacagaggttggacgctacaagcaatgatctgaaatcgcaacttcgtaattccgaggatgcgagagctgctgtggagcgtaatctggaaactgtggaggctgaacggaatgaacttcaacagaggttggatgctacaagcaatgatctgaaatcgcaacttcgtaattccgaggatgcgagagctgctgtggagcgtaatctggaaactgtggaggctgaacggaatgaacttcaacagaggttggacgctacaagcaatgatctgaaatcgcaacttcgtaattccgaggatgcgagagctgctgtggagcgtaatctggaaactgtggaggctgaacggaatgaacttcaacagaggttggatgctacaagcaatgatctgaaatcgcaacttcgtaattccgaagatgcgagagctgctgtggagcgtaatctggaaactgtggaggctgaacggaatgaacttcaacagaggttggacgctacaagcaatgatctgaaatcgcaacttcgtaattccgaggatgcgagagctgctgtggagcgtaatctggaaactgtggaggctgaacggaatgaacttcaacagaggttggacgctacaagcaatgatctgaaatcgcaacttcgtaattccgaggatgcgagagctgctgtggagcgtaatctggaaactgtggaggctgaacggaatgaacttcaacagaggttggacgctacaagcaatgatctgaaatcgcaacttcgtaattccgaagatgcgagagctgctgtggagcgtaatctggaaactgtggaggctgaacggaatgaacttcaacagaggttggacgctacaagcaatgatctgaaatcgcaacttcgtaattccgaggatgcgagagctgctgtggagcgtaatctggaaactgtggaggctgaacggaatgaacttcaacagaggttggatgctacaagcaatgatctgaaatcgcaacttcgtaattccgaagatgcgagagctgctgtggagcgtaatctggaaactgtggaggctgaacggaatgaacttcaacagaggttggacgctacaagcaatgatctgaaatcgcaacttcgtaattccgaggatgcgagagctgctgtggagcgtaatctggaaactgtggaggctgaacggaatgaacttcaacagaggttggaTGTTTTTGAGAGGGAGTGCGCTGTTTTGAATATTCGCTTAAGTTATTTAAGGAGGAAACTGTTGAGTGGCTTCGTCGTTGGCGAAGAACCTTATAAGTTAACGCGAAAGATAATTAATATTGGAAAATAG